A single Dongia rigui DNA region contains:
- a CDS encoding PAS domain-containing protein: MGVDSAMTGIPDSCIDTLQDQRLIRLLAYWQQKCLGRLMPSPADIEPLEFKFILGYVTLVDIETAPRRYFFRLDGSILASLSGMDYTGKYLDQLGLPEYCDFVAATYDRVIDGRRPYAYRKRGAFDKASFSEETIILPLGKGEQVQRLMVAVIPGGRPGNDGKMLI; the protein is encoded by the coding sequence CATTCCAGACAGCTGCATTGACACGTTGCAGGACCAGCGCCTGATCCGCCTGCTGGCCTATTGGCAACAGAAATGCCTGGGGCGCCTTATGCCCAGTCCCGCTGACATCGAGCCGCTCGAGTTCAAATTCATCCTTGGTTATGTCACCTTGGTCGATATCGAGACGGCACCGCGGCGCTATTTCTTTCGCCTCGACGGCTCCATTTTGGCGTCGTTGTCGGGAATGGACTATACGGGGAAATACCTCGACCAACTCGGCTTGCCGGAATATTGCGATTTCGTGGCCGCAACCTATGACAGGGTGATTGACGGTCGACGACCCTATGCCTATCGAAAGCGCGGCGCGTTCGATAAGGCTTCGTTCTCCGAGGAGACGATCATTCTACCGCTTGGCAAGGGCGAGCAGGTGCAGCGCCTGATGGTCGCCGTCATTCCCGGCGGCCGCCCCGGTAACGATGGCAAAATGCTGATCTGA
- a CDS encoding glutathione S-transferase family protein: protein MSLTFYFGSGSPYAWKVWLALEHKGIPFEAKRLSFDNDDTKTPAFLAINPRGRVPAILDDGFALWESSAIIEYIEERYPDRPLLPKDIKARATVRRMVNEADNYLAAASNELVEQAVYLTPAERDPDKSAAAKKQMLEELDRLAKCLTGSYLAGELGLADYAAYPYVRMAQRAEERAAGFGVARAAMPEKVQAWLGRIEALPYYARTIPPHWKA from the coding sequence ATGTCACTGACGTTCTATTTCGGATCCGGCTCGCCCTATGCCTGGAAGGTGTGGCTGGCGTTGGAACACAAGGGCATCCCCTTTGAGGCGAAGCGCCTGAGCTTCGATAACGACGATACAAAGACGCCGGCTTTCCTGGCGATCAACCCGCGTGGCCGCGTGCCGGCCATTCTGGATGACGGTTTCGCCCTTTGGGAGTCTTCGGCCATCATCGAGTATATCGAGGAGCGCTATCCGGACCGACCGCTTCTGCCCAAGGACATCAAGGCGCGGGCGACGGTTCGTCGTATGGTGAATGAGGCCGACAATTATCTCGCTGCGGCCAGCAATGAACTGGTGGAGCAGGCGGTATACCTGACGCCGGCCGAACGTGATCCCGACAAGTCGGCCGCAGCCAAGAAGCAGATGTTGGAGGAGTTGGATCGCCTGGCAAAGTGCCTCACCGGCAGTTACCTCGCCGGGGAGCTGGGGCTGGCTGACTATGCCGCCTATCCCTATGTGAGAATGGCGCAACGTGCCGAAGAACGAGCAGCGGGCTTCGGCGTAGCGCGGGCGGCGATGCCGGAAAAGGTCCAGGCATGGCTCGGGCGCATCGAGGCCCTGCCATATTACGCGCGGACAATCCCCCCGCATTGGAAAGCCTGA
- a CDS encoding LemA family protein, with protein sequence MRFVGLGFLGLLAVLLIWGFAGINKIPTHEESAHAAWAQVLNQYQRRAELVPNLVATVKGAADFEKSTLEAVVQARAKVGSMQLPADLLTNPEAMRAFEANQGALTSALSRLMVVAEQYPNLKATEGFQTLQAQLEGTENRIAVARKDYIEAVRIYNTELKTFPGVVWKSLLYADREPMQQLQVDPAKQEVPTVDFGTSGN encoded by the coding sequence ATGCGCTTTGTCGGCCTAGGTTTCCTCGGCCTCCTTGCGGTTCTGTTGATCTGGGGGTTCGCTGGCATCAACAAAATTCCGACTCATGAAGAGAGTGCCCATGCCGCTTGGGCGCAGGTCCTCAACCAGTATCAGCGCCGCGCAGAACTGGTGCCAAACCTTGTCGCGACGGTCAAAGGCGCGGCGGATTTCGAGAAATCGACCCTTGAGGCCGTGGTCCAGGCGCGGGCCAAAGTCGGCTCCATGCAATTGCCAGCGGATTTGCTGACGAACCCAGAGGCGATGCGGGCGTTTGAGGCCAATCAAGGTGCCCTGACGTCGGCCCTGTCCCGGCTGATGGTCGTGGCTGAGCAGTATCCAAACCTTAAAGCAACGGAGGGTTTCCAGACCCTGCAGGCGCAGCTTGAAGGCACCGAAAACAGGATTGCCGTCGCGCGCAAGGACTACATCGAGGCGGTGCGCATCTACAACACGGAGCTGAAGACATTTCCAGGTGTCGTATGGAAAAGCCTGCTCTATGCCGATCGCGAACCAATGCAGCAATTGCAGGTCGATCCGGCCAAGCAAGAAGTGCCGACGGTCGATTTCGGTACCAGCGGCAATTAG
- a CDS encoding TPM domain-containing protein — protein sequence MVAIIKALCRMTVLAVLLLAGQPFIARAETPALPALTGRVVDLAGILSQSVETALSAKIEAHENATGGQIVVVTLPDLMGRPIEDWGLMLGRGWGIGQKGKDNGIVFLIAPKDRELRIEVGYGLEGSLPDATANAIIQSNVIPHFKRGDMEGGVAAGLDGILAALDGTYKPPSQPNYAHDGSHGFVVPDPVIPFLFFGGAIMVGLLMSLRRRWDKERNRYVWYVDRSTGPSSSRSSSFGSSGGGFSGGGGSFGGGGASGKW from the coding sequence ATGGTCGCGATAATCAAAGCGCTTTGTCGGATGACGGTTTTGGCCGTGCTTCTGCTCGCCGGTCAGCCATTTATTGCGCGTGCCGAAACGCCGGCGTTGCCTGCGTTAACAGGACGTGTCGTGGATCTTGCTGGAATCCTGTCACAGTCAGTCGAGACAGCGCTTTCCGCCAAAATCGAGGCGCATGAGAATGCCACCGGCGGTCAGATCGTCGTCGTCACCTTGCCTGATCTTATGGGACGCCCGATTGAGGATTGGGGCCTTATGCTCGGCCGTGGTTGGGGCATCGGGCAGAAGGGCAAAGATAACGGCATCGTCTTTCTGATTGCACCCAAGGACCGGGAACTGCGCATCGAAGTGGGCTACGGACTTGAAGGGAGCCTGCCCGACGCAACCGCCAACGCGATCATCCAGTCCAATGTGATACCGCATTTCAAGCGGGGCGACATGGAGGGTGGGGTTGCGGCGGGACTGGATGGCATTCTGGCGGCGCTTGATGGGACGTATAAGCCGCCATCGCAGCCGAATTATGCGCATGACGGCTCCCACGGCTTCGTGGTCCCTGATCCAGTGATTCCGTTTCTCTTCTTTGGTGGGGCAATCATGGTGGGGCTCCTGATGAGCCTACGGCGGCGCTGGGACAAAGAGCGCAACCGCTATGTCTGGTATGTCGACAGAAGCACCGGGCCATCCTCCTCGCGTTCGAGTTCTTTCGGCAGTTCCGGTGGCGGCTTCTCCGGTGGCGGCGGTTCCTTCGGCGGCGGCGGGGCCAGTGGCAAATGGTAG
- a CDS encoding TPM domain-containing protein, translated as MAAVPSAAAGPVANGRRLGVIDKDAQNRIETAIAAAELRSRAELVAVIAGRASDYRATGIALSTIGAFLAGIVVWAWVPWSDTSRVLLTEFATFIVLLAVLELTPLGDRLTPGHVLHTAAQRLARAIFLEQGLARTLERNAVMFFVSVAERHVEIIADEAIDAKVDQAQWQGIIDAFTDKVRTGALEAGYIEAIAALSKVLATHFPANGERVNAVSNRLIRL; from the coding sequence GTGGCGGCGGTTCCTTCGGCGGCGGCGGGGCCAGTGGCAAATGGTAGGAGGCTGGGCGTGATCGATAAAGACGCGCAGAACCGCATCGAAACGGCAATCGCGGCGGCCGAGTTGCGCTCTCGTGCCGAGCTTGTCGCCGTCATTGCAGGCCGGGCCAGCGACTATCGCGCCACCGGCATCGCCCTTTCGACGATCGGCGCATTCTTGGCCGGGATCGTGGTCTGGGCATGGGTGCCCTGGTCCGACACGTCCCGTGTCCTTCTCACCGAGTTTGCAACCTTCATCGTCTTGCTGGCGGTGCTGGAATTGACGCCTCTGGGCGACCGGCTGACGCCGGGTCATGTTTTGCATACTGCTGCGCAACGCCTCGCGCGCGCGATCTTCCTGGAGCAAGGACTGGCGCGGACATTGGAGCGCAATGCCGTCATGTTCTTTGTCAGCGTGGCCGAACGGCATGTCGAGATTATCGCCGACGAAGCGATCGACGCCAAAGTCGATCAGGCGCAATGGCAAGGCATCATTGATGCCTTTACCGACAAAGTGCGAACTGGTGCGCTTGAGGCGGGTTATATCGAGGCGATCGCTGCGCTATCGAAAGTGCTGGCAACCCATTTCCCGGCAAATGGGGAAAGGGTCAATGCCGTCAGCAACCGCCTGATCCGGTTATGA
- a CDS encoding GGDEF domain-containing protein, which produces MKSSRPVRIWGQRLAMGQAPIFMIEDVDTATQHAATAIAEMAMREISPTPGNFCVWYNYISGSVPELRRDLDALLLSGKTVSASNIQNLFDKYFREPDAEERLHQTGDDLQNTLTDVIRQVTQAGLDANEFGKTLTKANSSLGTGRIDSASMKDLVGELITATKLIGQRNQALEAQLKQSSAKVTALQSRLDAARRDALTDALTGIGNRKSFDLAVQFRAQQATEQKSDLCLLIMDIDHFKKFNDSFGHRVGDQVLKLVGTKLKQAIGGNDSAARYGGEEFAVLMPQTKMFDAVDRADKFRTGLGAHSLKNRSTGQVYGAVTVSIGVARYRAGESLEGFITRADQALYRAKKEGRNRVVAEAS; this is translated from the coding sequence GTGAAATCCTCGCGACCCGTGAGGATTTGGGGGCAACGACTCGCGATGGGACAAGCACCGATTTTCATGATTGAGGATGTCGATACGGCGACCCAACATGCGGCGACCGCCATTGCCGAAATGGCGATGCGCGAAATATCGCCGACGCCGGGCAATTTTTGCGTCTGGTACAACTACATTTCGGGTTCGGTGCCGGAATTGCGACGCGACCTTGATGCCTTGCTGCTGAGCGGCAAGACTGTTTCCGCCAGCAATATCCAGAATCTGTTCGACAAGTATTTCCGCGAACCCGATGCCGAAGAACGCTTGCATCAAACGGGCGACGATCTTCAGAACACATTGACCGATGTCATTCGCCAGGTCACGCAGGCCGGCCTGGACGCCAATGAGTTCGGCAAAACTCTCACCAAGGCGAACAGTTCGCTGGGCACCGGTCGCATCGATTCCGCTTCCATGAAGGATCTGGTTGGCGAGTTGATTACCGCCACCAAGCTCATCGGCCAGCGCAATCAGGCACTGGAAGCTCAGCTCAAGCAGAGCTCGGCCAAAGTAACGGCCTTGCAATCGCGCCTCGATGCCGCAAGGCGTGACGCCTTGACCGACGCCTTGACTGGTATCGGCAACCGCAAGAGCTTTGATCTTGCCGTGCAGTTCCGAGCGCAACAAGCAACCGAGCAGAAAAGTGATCTGTGTCTTCTCATCATGGACATCGACCACTTCAAGAAATTCAACGACAGCTTTGGCCATCGTGTCGGCGATCAAGTATTAAAACTTGTTGGCACCAAACTGAAACAAGCCATCGGCGGCAATGATAGTGCTGCCCGTTACGGCGGCGAAGAATTCGCCGTGCTGATGCCGCAGACTAAAATGTTCGATGCGGTTGACCGCGCCGACAAATTCCGCACCGGGCTTGGCGCGCATTCGCTGAAAAACAGATCCACCGGCCAGGTCTACGGTGCTGTCACCGTCTCGATCGGTGTCGCACGCTACCGCGCCGGCGAGTCACTCGAAGGTTTCATCACGCGTGCCGACCAGGCGCTTTATCGCGCCAAGAAAGAAGGCCGCAATCGCGTCGTTGCTGAAGCGTCATAA
- a CDS encoding M81 family metallopeptidase, translating to MARIAIGGFQHETNTFAPVRASYQDFEQADGWPGLTRGAAIFETFQGINLPLPGFIEQARALGHELIPLLWCSASPSAHVEKDAFERIAADLLALISSQSKLDALYLDLHGAMVTEHHEDGEGELLERIRAMVGPRLPIVVSLDLHANLTERMLRHASALVVCRTYPHVDLAETGGRAAEIMERLLRHGPLAKAMRRADFLVPLPWQCTLINPAASLYRVVGEAEGQGRAASASFAFGFPPADIAECGPAVVVYAEDAAFAESEADRLIGLVNAAEREFAGKIWQKDEAVRYAMAKGATATRPIILADTQDNPGAGGNSDSVDLLESLVSLKAEGAVFANLYDPETARIAHETGLHGSFERGIGAWCGSPGLEKFRGRFKVLALGDGSFKATGPFYRGNHMQLGPMALLGIGGTKIVVTSRKQQAADQAMLRHLGVDPSAAKILALKSSVHFRADFQPIAEEILVVAAAGDNPVDNRALPYRRLRKGLRLMPLGEAF from the coding sequence ATGGCACGGATTGCGATCGGCGGGTTTCAGCACGAGACCAACACATTCGCCCCGGTACGGGCGAGCTATCAGGATTTCGAGCAAGCCGATGGTTGGCCGGGCCTCACGCGTGGCGCGGCGATTTTTGAGACTTTCCAGGGCATAAATCTGCCACTGCCAGGCTTCATCGAGCAAGCCAGGGCGCTCGGCCATGAGTTGATCCCACTTCTGTGGTGCTCAGCCTCTCCGTCGGCCCATGTCGAGAAGGACGCGTTCGAGCGGATCGCCGCCGACTTGCTTGCACTCATCAGCAGCCAATCCAAGCTCGATGCGCTCTATCTTGATCTCCATGGCGCCATGGTGACGGAGCATCACGAGGATGGCGAAGGCGAACTGCTGGAACGGATTCGCGCCATGGTCGGTCCACGGCTGCCGATCGTCGTCAGTCTGGACCTCCATGCCAATTTGACCGAGCGCATGCTGCGCCACGCGTCGGCACTCGTTGTTTGCCGAACCTACCCGCATGTCGATCTGGCCGAGACCGGCGGGCGTGCGGCTGAAATCATGGAGCGGCTGTTGCGCCATGGGCCGCTTGCCAAGGCAATGCGTCGTGCCGATTTCCTGGTGCCGCTGCCTTGGCAATGTACGCTGATTAATCCGGCCGCGTCACTCTACCGCGTCGTTGGTGAGGCCGAGGGGCAGGGGCGGGCAGCAAGTGCATCCTTTGCCTTCGGTTTCCCACCGGCCGATATCGCCGAATGCGGCCCGGCCGTGGTGGTCTACGCCGAGGATGCGGCCTTTGCCGAAAGCGAAGCGGATCGCTTGATCGGCCTCGTCAACGCCGCCGAGCGGGAGTTCGCTGGGAAGATCTGGCAGAAGGACGAGGCCGTGCGCTACGCGATGGCCAAGGGAGCCACGGCGACGCGGCCGATCATTCTGGCAGACACCCAAGACAATCCGGGTGCTGGTGGCAATTCGGATTCTGTCGATCTGCTTGAATCGCTCGTCAGCCTGAAGGCGGAGGGGGCTGTCTTTGCCAACCTCTACGACCCCGAGACGGCCCGCATCGCCCATGAAACAGGCTTGCACGGCAGCTTTGAACGGGGGATCGGCGCGTGGTGCGGATCGCCGGGCCTTGAGAAATTTCGTGGCCGCTTCAAGGTGCTGGCCCTGGGCGACGGCAGTTTCAAGGCGACTGGCCCATTCTATCGTGGCAATCACATGCAATTGGGGCCGATGGCGCTCCTGGGTATTGGCGGCACAAAGATTGTGGTCACCAGCCGCAAGCAGCAGGCAGCGGATCAGGCCATGTTGCGGCACCTCGGCGTCGATCCGAGTGCGGCAAAAATCCTGGCCCTCAAAAGCTCGGTCCATTTTCGCGCCGACTTCCAGCCGATAGCCGAGGAAATCCTGGTTGTCGCGGCTGCCGGCGACAATCCCGTCGACAATCGTGCGCTGCCTTATCGCCGCCTGCGCAAGGGGCTGCGTCTGATGCCTCTGGGCGAGGCGTTCTAG
- a CDS encoding class I SAM-dependent methyltransferase: protein MTDYTRSSNAIYDRIGSGYDRTRRADPTLAAEIAKLLNVTFPEPVLDIGCGTGNYTIAVADRRVVTIGLDQSTLMLRRAHVKEPRLSWVGGDAEALPFADGSFAGAFCTMTLHHLRDFDAVFSEIARVLKPGGRFVAFTALPEQARQFWLNAYFPELMRRAVERMPGRARIENSLATAGLRLSQVVPFNVPAQPVDFVLYCGKHKPELYFDAKVRGNIFAFTALDLGQEIGEGLARLDADLESGRFAEIRAGFSEAQGDYVLLVAEKA, encoded by the coding sequence ATGACCGACTACACCCGATCAAGCAACGCCATCTATGACCGCATCGGCAGCGGCTACGATCGCACGCGTCGCGCCGACCCAACACTCGCGGCCGAAATCGCCAAGCTGCTGAATGTGACCTTTCCCGAACCGGTGCTGGATATCGGGTGCGGAACCGGCAACTACACCATCGCTGTTGCCGATCGGCGCGTGGTCACGATCGGGCTGGATCAATCGACGCTTATGCTGCGCCGGGCGCATGTGAAGGAACCACGCCTGTCATGGGTCGGCGGCGATGCCGAGGCACTTCCCTTCGCCGACGGTAGCTTTGCCGGCGCGTTCTGCACCATGACGCTGCATCATCTGCGCGATTTCGACGCCGTCTTCTCGGAAATCGCCCGCGTCCTCAAGCCTGGCGGCCGCTTCGTGGCGTTTACGGCCCTGCCGGAGCAGGCCCGGCAGTTCTGGCTTAACGCCTATTTCCCGGAACTGATGCGCCGCGCGGTGGAGCGTATGCCCGGCCGCGCACGCATCGAGAACTCGCTGGCGACTGCCGGACTGCGCCTGTCGCAAGTGGTGCCGTTCAACGTTCCCGCCCAGCCCGTCGACTTCGTCCTTTATTGTGGCAAGCACAAGCCGGAACTCTATTTCGACGCCAAAGTCCGCGGGAACATTTTCGCGTTCACGGCGCTCGACCTGGGTCAGGAGATCGGCGAAGGACTCGCAAGGCTCGACGCCGATCTGGAGAGTGGTCGATTTGCCGAGATCCGGGCCGGATTCTCGGAGGCGCAAGGCGACTACGTTCTCCTTGTTGCCGAAAAGGCCTAG
- a CDS encoding alpha/beta hydrolase, whose amino-acid sequence MPEVDLAALSDEALNQHFMPRIAVPDHESWLNQDLGTSARIRTALAAEGRARLDCRYGPGPRQLIDLFPATSPEAPILVWIHGGYWRALSKEHYTNIVPPFLASGAAVALVGYDLCPTVSLTALLAQTRDALRWVRSHAAEMQGHPDRITLAGNSAGAHICAMALQHDWPRDGFSPESIRAAALITGIYDIAPVLRLPVQQEVRLTADEAIGLSPLKLPILSKARTLVSAGANEPALWVAQSRSYHEKLIGAGAESALMIIPERHHFSITRDLSDAQAPLTAAVTELLHT is encoded by the coding sequence GTGCCTGAAGTGGACCTAGCGGCGCTCTCGGATGAGGCGCTGAACCAACATTTCATGCCTAGAATCGCGGTTCCGGACCACGAATCCTGGCTCAATCAGGACCTCGGCACATCTGCCCGGATCCGCACGGCCCTGGCGGCAGAGGGGCGTGCCCGCCTCGATTGCAGATACGGCCCCGGCCCCCGGCAACTGATCGACCTCTTCCCCGCCACCTCGCCCGAGGCGCCTATTCTGGTCTGGATCCACGGGGGATATTGGCGTGCCCTGTCCAAGGAGCATTACACCAATATTGTGCCACCCTTCCTTGCCAGCGGAGCAGCCGTGGCCCTGGTGGGGTATGATCTGTGTCCAACCGTCTCACTGACAGCTTTGCTGGCGCAGACCCGCGACGCCCTGCGTTGGGTGCGGAGCCATGCTGCGGAAATGCAGGGGCATCCAGATCGCATAACGCTTGCCGGCAATTCGGCCGGCGCCCATATCTGTGCCATGGCCTTGCAACATGACTGGCCGCGCGATGGATTTTCGCCAGAAAGCATCCGCGCCGCCGCCCTAATCACCGGCATATATGATATTGCCCCCGTTTTGCGCCTTCCCGTCCAGCAGGAGGTTCGTCTGACGGCTGACGAGGCTATCGGCCTTTCGCCGCTCAAACTTCCCATTTTGAGCAAGGCACGCACGTTGGTGTCGGCGGGTGCGAACGAGCCTGCACTCTGGGTGGCCCAGTCACGCAGCTATCATGAGAAATTGATTGGCGCCGGCGCAGAGAGCGCGCTGATGATCATCCCTGAAAGACATCACTTCTCCATCACACGGGATTTGAGTGACGCGCAGGCGCCGCTAACGGCCGCCGTGACCGAGTTGCTGCACACATGA
- the rplM gene encoding 50S ribosomal protein L13 codes for MKTFSAKPAEVVKKWVLIDAEGVVLGRLASIVANHLRGKHKVTFTPHVDCGDNIIIINAEKVRVTGNKLEDKIFYYHTGHPGGIKERAWGKILGGKHPERLIIKAVERMVPRGPLGRAQMKNLRVYAGTAHPHEGQSPVTLDVAAMNPKNKRIA; via the coding sequence ATGAAGACCTTTTCCGCCAAGCCGGCCGAGGTGGTGAAAAAGTGGGTCCTGATCGATGCCGAAGGCGTCGTGTTGGGCCGCTTGGCGTCGATCGTCGCCAACCATCTCCGCGGTAAGCACAAAGTTACGTTCACGCCGCATGTCGATTGCGGCGACAACATCATCATCATCAACGCGGAGAAGGTCCGTGTCACCGGCAACAAGCTGGAAGACAAGATCTTCTATTACCACACCGGTCACCCGGGCGGTATCAAGGAGCGTGCCTGGGGCAAGATCCTCGGTGGCAAGCACCCCGAACGCCTGATCATCAAGGCTGTCGAGCGCATGGTCCCCCGTGGTCCGCTCGGCCGCGCCCAGATGAAGAATCTCCGCGTTTACGCCGGCACGGCGCATCCGCATGAAGGCCAGTCGCCCGTGACGCTCGACGTCGCCGCGATGAACCCGAAGAACAAGAGGATTGCGTAA
- the rpsI gene encoding 30S ribosomal protein S9 — protein sequence MAQEPQKITDLKDLRSATRGVAAAGSAAPAAAPKYERKVDAQGRAYATGKRKDAIARVWIKPGTGKISVNGRDVTVYFARPVLRMMINQPFGIVNRAGQFDVTVTVVGGGLSGQAGAVRHGISKALTYFEPDLRGPLKAEGFLTRDSRTVERKKYGRAKARRSFQFSKR from the coding sequence ATGGCGCAAGAACCGCAGAAGATCACCGATCTGAAGGACCTCCGCAGCGCCACCCGTGGCGTTGCCGCTGCTGGCTCTGCCGCTCCGGCCGCTGCGCCGAAGTATGAGCGCAAGGTCGATGCCCAGGGTCGCGCCTATGCGACCGGCAAGCGTAAGGACGCCATCGCCCGTGTCTGGATTAAGCCGGGCACCGGCAAGATCTCGGTCAACGGTCGCGACGTGACGGTCTATTTTGCCCGTCCGGTGCTCCGCATGATGATCAACCAGCCGTTCGGCATCGTGAACCGCGCTGGCCAGTTCGATGTCACCGTCACCGTCGTCGGTGGTGGTCTTTCGGGCCAGGCCGGTGCCGTTCGTCACGGCATCAGCAAGGCGCTCACCTATTTTGAGCCGGACCTCCGTGGTCCCTTGAAGGCCGAGGGCTTCCTCACCCGTGACAGCCGTACCGTCGAGCGTAAGAAGTACGGCCGGGCCAAGGCTCGCCGCAGCTTCCAGTTCTCGAAGCGTTAA
- the argC gene encoding N-acetyl-gamma-glutamyl-phosphate reductase: MATSARIFIDGEAGTTGLGIRDRLQNVAGIELKSLTGDKRKDPEARRAVMGDVDLVVLCLPDDAARESVALADSLGARAPKILDASTAFRVAPDWVYGFPEMARGHAERIAAARKVSNPGCYPTGGIALLRPLVDAGVMPADYPVTINAVSGYSGGGKSMIEAHDKDGGPAFELYALGLAHKHVPELMTFGKLTRRPIFVPSVGHFRQGMLVSVPLHLDTLPGKPKAADLQAALAAHFAGAALVSVLDAESSGKLEPEALNNTDKLELRVFANDAVGQAVLVARLDNLGKGASGAAVQNIRLMLGL, translated from the coding sequence ATGGCGACATCAGCCAGGATTTTCATCGACGGCGAAGCTGGCACGACCGGCCTTGGCATACGCGATCGCTTGCAGAACGTTGCGGGCATCGAGCTGAAGAGCCTGACGGGCGACAAGCGAAAGGACCCGGAGGCGCGCCGTGCGGTGATGGGCGATGTTGATCTGGTTGTGCTGTGCCTGCCGGATGACGCGGCCAGGGAATCTGTGGCGCTCGCCGACAGCCTGGGCGCGAGGGCTCCAAAAATCCTCGATGCCAGTACCGCGTTCCGGGTGGCACCCGACTGGGTCTATGGTTTTCCGGAAATGGCGCGGGGCCATGCCGAGAGAATTGCCGCGGCGCGGAAGGTGAGCAATCCCGGCTGCTATCCGACCGGTGGCATCGCGCTGCTGCGGCCGCTCGTCGATGCGGGGGTAATGCCCGCCGATTACCCAGTCACGATCAACGCGGTGAGCGGGTATTCCGGCGGCGGCAAGTCCATGATCGAGGCCCACGACAAGGACGGCGGTCCGGCCTTCGAACTCTATGCGCTGGGCCTTGCGCACAAGCATGTCCCAGAGTTGATGACGTTCGGGAAGCTGACGCGCCGCCCGATCTTCGTGCCATCGGTCGGGCATTTCCGCCAGGGCATGCTGGTCTCGGTTCCGCTGCATCTCGATACGCTGCCGGGCAAGCCGAAGGCCGCGGATCTGCAGGCAGCTCTTGCCGCCCATTTCGCCGGTGCCGCACTTGTGTCGGTCCTGGATGCCGAGAGCAGTGGCAAGCTGGAGCCGGAGGCACTCAACAACACCGACAAGCTTGAACTGCGGGTCTTTGCCAATGACGCAGTCGGCCAAGCCGTACTGGTGGCACGCCTCGACAATCTGGGGAAGGGCGCGTCAGGTGCTGCCGTCCAGAACATCCGTCTGATGCTGGGGCTTTAG
- a CDS encoding gamma carbonic anhydrase family protein codes for MSAIVMPFKGVLPVIAPGAFVAPTAVVIGAVEIGAEASIWFGCVLRGDSNTIKIGPRTNIQDGTVIHVNHEREGAAGTRTTIGADVTVGHMALLHACTVEDGAFIGMKACLMDGVHVESGGMVAAGALVTPGKRIRKGELWAGSPAKLMRALTDKEMAYFAYSARHYCEVAASYRNA; via the coding sequence ATGAGCGCAATCGTGATGCCCTTCAAGGGGGTACTGCCGGTGATTGCGCCCGGTGCTTTCGTGGCACCCACAGCGGTCGTAATCGGCGCGGTCGAGATCGGTGCAGAGGCATCGATCTGGTTTGGCTGTGTGCTGCGCGGTGACTCCAACACCATCAAGATCGGCCCCCGCACCAACATTCAGGACGGTACCGTCATCCATGTCAATCATGAGCGGGAAGGGGCAGCCGGCACCAGAACCACCATCGGCGCCGATGTGACGGTTGGTCACATGGCTCTATTACATGCCTGCACGGTGGAAGACGGTGCCTTTATTGGTATGAAGGCCTGCCTGATGGATGGCGTTCATGTTGAGAGTGGGGGGATGGTCGCTGCTGGCGCACTGGTGACCCCCGGTAAGCGCATTCGCAAAGGGGAGTTGTGGGCCGGCTCCCCAGCCAAGTTGATGCGCGCGCTCACCGATAAGGAAATGGCATATTTTGCTTATTCGGCGAGGCATTACTGCGAGGTCGCGGCCAGCTATCGGAACGCCTAA